The genomic DNA CTGGGACCTAACCAGTTCCTGCAATCCCGCACCGACGGCGCCTACATCCGCATTCTCAAAAATGGCAAACTCACCACCAGCCGTGGTCGATGGACCATGGAGACTCCGGTCAAACAAGCTCCCTGATCAACTACTCAAGCCCCGCGCACCTCGACTTCATTTCCCCCGCATCACCCACCACCATGGCCAGTATGCCCACTCCCTCTGACGCCCTCCCCGCCACACCCGAGCCCATCCATTTGGGAAACTCATCTCGCCGGGACACCTCAACCTTGCTAGAAGCTCAGGGGTTGATGAAAACTTACGGCGGACGCACCGTGGTCAATCACGTGAATCTGTCGGTCCGTCAGGGTGAAATCGTCGGGCTGCTAGGTCCGAATGGGGCCGGCAAGACCACCTCGTTTTACATGATCGCCGGCTTGATTCCACCCGATGCTGGAGTGGTCAATTTCAATAACACCAACATTTCCAACCTCCCCATGCACAAACGGGCCCAGCTCGGTATGGGCTACCTGCCACAGGAGGAGTCGATCTTCCGCCACCTCAGCGTGGAGGAGAACTTGATGGCTGTGTTAGAGACGCGCCGCGATCTCAGCCGCAAGCAACGCCGGATGCGTGCCGATCAGTTACTCGAGCGATTCAGCATCACCAAACTGCGTAAATCCGAAGCCCTTGCCCTCTCCGGAGGGGAAAAGCGCCGCCTGGTCATCGCCCGCTCACTCTGCACCGATCCCACCCTGCTGATGCTGGATGAACCCTTCGGTGGGGTCGACCCCATTGCTGTCGGAGATATCCAAAAAATCGTTTGCGATTTGCGCGATCAAGACGGACTTTCTATCCTAATCACGGACCATAATGTCAGAGAAACACTTCATATTGTTGACCACGCGTATTTACTGCATGAAGGTAAGTTAATCCTTGAAGGTGAAGCCAATGAAATTGCCGTCAACCCCATCGCCAGAAAGCACTACCTGGGCAAAGATTTCGTCCTCTAACATTCTCTACCAATCTGAACTGCAACCCCGAATAACATACTGAACTCGGAACCGTCCGGGCTCTAACAACGTAATACCAAAGAAAGGAAACCATAAGATGCAAACAGCAAATGCAAACACCCAAGTCACCGTCACTGTCCGCCACGAGGATATCACCGATTCCCTGCGCGACTATGCTACCAAGAAGATTCAGGGACTGCATCTCGACTACCCCAAAATCATCGAGGCCAAAGCTATTCTCGATGTCCAGAAGAACCGCCACCATGCGGAAATCATCCTTTTCTGTGCCAACCACATCGTCATCGATGCATCCAGCGATACCAAGGATATGTATGCATCTATCGATGAGACCATTTCCAAAATCGCCCGCCGCATGCGCAAATACAAAACGCGCCTGCTGAAAAAGCAACGGGCCAACCGAGGTCAGGACACCATCCGCCACCTCGATGAAAAAG from Oceaniferula flava includes the following:
- the lptB gene encoding LPS export ABC transporter ATP-binding protein, with the translated sequence MASMPTPSDALPATPEPIHLGNSSRRDTSTLLEAQGLMKTYGGRTVVNHVNLSVRQGEIVGLLGPNGAGKTTSFYMIAGLIPPDAGVVNFNNTNISNLPMHKRAQLGMGYLPQEESIFRHLSVEENLMAVLETRRDLSRKQRRMRADQLLERFSITKLRKSEALALSGGEKRRLVIARSLCTDPTLLMLDEPFGGVDPIAVGDIQKIVCDLRDQDGLSILITDHNVRETLHIVDHAYLLHEGKLILEGEANEIAVNPIARKHYLGKDFVL
- the hpf gene encoding ribosome hibernation-promoting factor, HPF/YfiA family, with amino-acid sequence MQTANANTQVTVTVRHEDITDSLRDYATKKIQGLHLDYPKIIEAKAILDVQKNRHHAEIILFCANHIVIDASSDTKDMYASIDETISKIARRMRKYKTRLLKKQRANRGQDTIRHLDEKVYASSFLDELDEEQEPEHDPEPMIIHRESYRLRTMVKEDAIMALELSDKPFIVFNNERRNVTQILYRRNDGDYAIIEP